The following coding sequences are from one Comamonas koreensis window:
- a CDS encoding tartrate dehydrogenase — MSKKLRIAVLAGDGIGKEVMPEGIRVLEAAAKRFDLPLEMQHFDWAHCDYFAAHGQMMPDDWKAQLQGFDAILFGAVGWPATVPDHVSLWGSLLKFRREFDQYINLRPVRLFDGVPCPLAGRKPGDIDYYVVRENTEGEYTALGGIMFEGTDREMVLQEAVFTRKGADRLLKFAFDLAQSRSKKHVTLATKSNGIAISMPWWDKCAEAMAQNYPDVVLDKQHIDILTARFVLQPGRFDVVAATNLFGDILSDLGPATTGTIGLAPSANLNPERNFPSLFEPVHGSAPDIYGQNIANPIAMIWSVALMLDFLGNGQGAWRSAHDAIVDAISQTILSGPRTPDLGGQAKTPDVGKAIAQVLA, encoded by the coding sequence ATGAGCAAGAAACTACGTATCGCGGTATTGGCGGGCGACGGCATTGGCAAGGAAGTGATGCCCGAAGGCATCCGCGTGCTGGAAGCCGCCGCCAAGCGCTTTGACCTGCCGCTGGAGATGCAGCACTTTGACTGGGCGCATTGCGACTACTTTGCCGCCCACGGCCAGATGATGCCCGACGACTGGAAAGCGCAGCTGCAAGGCTTTGACGCGATCCTGTTCGGCGCCGTCGGCTGGCCAGCAACCGTGCCCGACCATGTCTCGCTCTGGGGCTCGCTGCTCAAATTCCGCCGCGAGTTCGACCAGTACATCAACCTGCGCCCGGTGCGTTTGTTTGACGGCGTGCCCTGCCCGCTGGCTGGCCGCAAGCCCGGCGATATCGACTACTACGTGGTGCGCGAGAACACCGAGGGCGAGTACACCGCGCTGGGCGGCATCATGTTCGAAGGCACCGACCGCGAGATGGTGCTGCAAGAGGCCGTCTTCACCCGCAAGGGCGCTGACCGTTTGCTCAAGTTCGCCTTTGACCTGGCCCAAAGCCGCAGCAAAAAGCATGTGACGCTGGCCACCAAGTCCAACGGCATTGCGATCAGCATGCCCTGGTGGGACAAATGTGCCGAAGCCATGGCCCAGAACTACCCGGACGTGGTGCTGGACAAGCAGCACATCGACATCCTGACCGCCCGCTTTGTGCTGCAGCCCGGCCGCTTCGATGTGGTCGCTGCCACCAACCTGTTTGGCGACATCCTGAGCGACCTGGGCCCGGCCACCACCGGCACCATCGGCCTCGCGCCCTCTGCCAACCTGAATCCTGAGCGCAACTTCCCCTCGCTGTTCGAGCCGGTGCATGGCTCGGCGCCCGACATCTACGGCCAGAACATTGCCAACCCCATTGCGATGATCTGGTCGGTGGCGCTGATGCTCGACTTCCTGGGCAACGGCCAGGGCGCCTGGCGCAGCGCGCATGACGCCATCGTCGATGCGATCAGCCAGACCATTCTGAGCGGCCCGCGCACGCCCGACCTGGGCGGCCAGGCCAAGACCCCGGACGTGGGCAAGGCGATTGCACAAGTGCTGGCCTGA
- a CDS encoding DMT family transporter gives MSPFPFPPESLAVLAAACWALAALFSAPVARKMGAFAFTRWRMVFATVMLGGWASLAGTWGSLNLALVGVLVLSGFIGIFIGDTVLFACMNRLGPRRSGILFATHSMMSAVLAALFLGERMGAVAMLGCALVLSGVMCAIAFGKRAGSASSLEATRGRLAVGVGLGLIAALGQALGTLVVKPVVGPDVDPVAASAVRMAAGFGFHAMLLVGWKPARLTAVMAPRDWQLLAGSAFLSMAMGMTLILAALKYGSAGLVGMLSSVSPILLLPLLWWKTKVPPTLGAMAGALLTVAGVVLILARLH, from the coding sequence GTGTCGCCTTTTCCTTTTCCCCCTGAATCCCTGGCCGTCCTGGCCGCCGCCTGCTGGGCGCTGGCCGCGCTGTTCTCTGCCCCCGTAGCACGCAAGATGGGCGCCTTTGCCTTTACCCGCTGGCGCATGGTGTTCGCCACCGTGATGCTGGGCGGCTGGGCCAGCTTGGCGGGCACCTGGGGAAGCCTGAATTTGGCGCTGGTGGGCGTGCTGGTGCTGTCGGGCTTTATCGGTATCTTCATTGGCGACACGGTGCTGTTTGCCTGCATGAACCGGCTGGGCCCGCGCCGCTCGGGCATTTTGTTTGCCACCCATTCGATGATGTCGGCCGTGTTGGCGGCGCTCTTTTTGGGCGAGCGCATGGGCGCGGTGGCCATGCTGGGCTGCGCGCTGGTGCTGAGTGGCGTGATGTGCGCCATTGCCTTTGGCAAGCGCGCCGGTAGCGCATCGAGCCTGGAGGCCACGCGCGGCCGGCTGGCGGTGGGCGTGGGCCTGGGGCTGATCGCAGCCCTGGGCCAGGCGCTGGGCACCTTGGTGGTCAAGCCGGTGGTGGGCCCCGATGTGGACCCGGTGGCCGCATCGGCCGTGCGCATGGCGGCCGGCTTTGGCTTTCATGCGATGCTGCTCGTGGGTTGGAAGCCGGCGCGCCTGACTGCCGTGATGGCGCCGCGCGACTGGCAATTGCTGGCGGGCAGCGCCTTTTTGTCGATGGCCATGGGCATGACCTTGATCCTCGCCGCCCTCAAGTACGGCAGCGCCGGGCTGGTGGGCATGCTGTCCTCTGTCTCGCCCATCCTGCTGCTGCCGCTGTTGTGGTGGAAGACCAAGGTGCCGCCCACCTTGGGGGCCATGGCCGGCGCGCTGCTGACCGTGGCCGGCGTGGTGCTGATCCTGGCGCGGCTGCACTGA
- a CDS encoding SIMPL domain-containing protein (The SIMPL domain is named for its presence in mouse protein SIMPL (signalling molecule that associates with mouse pelle-like kinase). Bacterial member BP26, from Brucella, was shown to assemble into a channel-like structure, while YggE from E. coli has been associated with resistance to oxidative stress.), which yields MKKMRMLATAALIAATPFVASTAMAQNPAPAASNIDKRPSLNLDAEATTRVPEDTAWAQFSVEKESKDQAQAQQLGKTALADVLATAKKSQTLQVTTENLFTSPVYNKDGKVTSWRTQFNVQLESTDTAVLGQTMAALMDKARLTGSGFRLSDAARNKAQDQLIAEAVKNFNAKAKVTANAMGYAQYEYDTIHLNQSGTSQPMPRMGRGVAMMSKMEDSSAPVGLEPGYTTVSVSMSGAVRLIK from the coding sequence ATGAAAAAAATGCGCATGCTGGCAACCGCCGCCTTGATCGCCGCCACCCCTTTTGTAGCTTCCACTGCCATGGCCCAAAACCCTGCTCCTGCCGCTTCCAACATCGACAAACGCCCCAGCCTGAACCTGGATGCCGAAGCGACCACCCGCGTGCCGGAAGACACCGCCTGGGCCCAGTTCAGCGTCGAGAAGGAATCCAAGGACCAGGCCCAGGCCCAGCAGCTGGGCAAGACCGCGCTGGCCGATGTGCTGGCCACCGCCAAGAAGTCCCAGACCCTGCAGGTCACGACCGAGAACCTGTTCACCAGCCCCGTCTACAACAAGGATGGCAAGGTCACCAGCTGGCGCACCCAGTTCAATGTGCAGCTGGAGTCGACGGACACGGCCGTGCTCGGCCAGACGATGGCCGCGTTGATGGACAAGGCCCGCCTGACCGGCTCGGGCTTTCGCCTGTCCGATGCCGCTCGCAACAAGGCGCAGGACCAGCTGATCGCCGAAGCTGTCAAGAACTTCAACGCCAAGGCCAAGGTCACCGCCAATGCCATGGGCTATGCGCAGTACGAGTACGACACCATCCACCTGAACCAAAGTGGTACCAGCCAGCCGATGCCACGCATGGGCCGGGGCGTGGCCATGATGAGCAAGATGGAAGACAGCAGCGCCCCCGTGGGCCTGGAGCCGGGCTACACCACGGTGTCGGTCAGCATGTCGGGCGCCGTGCGTTTGATCAAGTAA
- a CDS encoding CaiB/BaiF CoA transferase family protein: MHHTDTSIPLSTPVNTVSTPSPLPLAGLRVVEFSHMVMGPTCGLVLADLGAEVIKVEPVEGDRTRHLLGAGAGFFPMFNRNKKSVAIDLRQAQGLEAAIRLASTADIVVQNFKPGVMRKYGLDYRALSQLNPRLIYVNHSGFLPGPYEHRTALDEVVQMMGGLAYMTGRPGDPLRAGTSVNDIMGGMFGAIGAMAALMQLAQTGRGQEIDSALFENNVFLVGQHMMQFAVTGEAAEPMPNRISAWSVYDVFTVQDGAQIFLAAVSDAQWATMCSAFGWGDLLANPSYTSNNDQVRLRPQLLPELRQRFATMSAAHIGQVFEANGLPYAPISKPEELLDDPHLLASGGLAPVRLSDGERAGQMAPTTLLPLRMAGERLGVRMDPPQLGQHTQELLRSLGYGDDSIAALRDSQAIAG, encoded by the coding sequence ATGCACCATACCGACACTTCCATACCTCTTAGCACGCCCGTCAACACAGTCTCCACCCCCTCTCCCCTGCCGCTGGCGGGCCTTCGCGTGGTCGAATTCAGCCACATGGTGATGGGCCCGACCTGTGGACTGGTGCTCGCCGATCTGGGAGCCGAGGTCATCAAGGTGGAGCCGGTCGAGGGTGACCGCACCCGCCACCTGCTGGGCGCGGGAGCGGGCTTTTTCCCGATGTTCAACCGCAACAAGAAAAGCGTGGCCATCGACCTGCGCCAGGCCCAGGGGCTGGAGGCGGCGATCCGCCTGGCCAGCACGGCCGATATCGTGGTGCAGAACTTCAAGCCCGGCGTGATGCGCAAGTATGGGCTCGATTACCGCGCGCTGTCGCAGCTCAACCCGCGCCTCATCTATGTGAACCACAGCGGCTTTCTGCCCGGGCCCTACGAGCACCGCACCGCGCTGGACGAGGTGGTGCAGATGATGGGCGGCCTGGCCTACATGACCGGGCGCCCCGGCGATCCGCTGCGCGCGGGCACCAGCGTCAACGACATCATGGGCGGCATGTTCGGGGCCATCGGCGCGATGGCCGCGCTGATGCAGCTGGCGCAAACGGGACGTGGCCAGGAGATCGACTCAGCGCTGTTCGAAAACAATGTGTTCCTGGTGGGCCAGCACATGATGCAGTTCGCCGTGACCGGTGAGGCGGCCGAGCCCATGCCCAACCGCATCTCGGCCTGGTCGGTGTATGACGTGTTCACCGTGCAGGATGGCGCCCAGATCTTTCTGGCTGCAGTCAGTGATGCGCAGTGGGCCACCATGTGCAGCGCGTTTGGCTGGGGCGATCTGTTGGCCAACCCCAGCTACACCAGCAACAACGACCAGGTGCGCCTGCGCCCCCAGTTGCTGCCTGAGCTGCGCCAGCGCTTTGCCACAATGAGCGCCGCGCACATTGGCCAGGTCTTTGAGGCCAACGGCCTGCCCTATGCCCCGATCAGCAAGCCCGAAGAGCTGCTGGACGACCCACACCTGCTGGCCAGCGGCGGCCTCGCCCCCGTTCGCCTGAGCGATGGCGAACGCGCGGGGCAGATGGCCCCCACCACGTTGCTGCCGCTGCGCATGGCCGGTGAGCGCCTGGGCGTGCGCATGGACCCGCCGCAGCTGGGCCAGCACACGCAGGAGCTGCTGCGCAGCCTGGGCTATGGCGATGACAGCATTGCCGCGTTGCGGGACAGCCAGGCGATTGCCGGTTAG
- a CDS encoding alpha-hydroxy acid oxidase, which yields MAALHHYLSIADLERAARWRLPACVRGYVCGGTEDGVSLQQSLQAFSRLGFVPRGLRHVARRSTATTLWGQTYSLPMGFAPTGFAAIVMKDCDAALAKVAQAQALPFIISGASTVPLEQLQSAHGQRCWYQAYLPGNMARILPLLQRLEKAQIPVLVVTIDTCVGANRENLQRLRFTVPFRPSWTLLLDGLRHPRWSCDVFLRTVLSQGVPRFANLAHEAGPAITADPPHGFRGERDQLDWDCIDQIRAAWKGKLVLKGVMHPEDARLAVAHGADAVIVSTHGGRQLDACISPLQALPEIRQAVPAGYPVFIDGGFRRGSDVLKAIALGADLVFTGRPQLFGAAVAGEAGIAHAVQLFRQELMTNLALLGVNRPQELTADYLRIQGDFSLPPSQR from the coding sequence ATGGCCGCGCTGCACCACTACCTCTCGATTGCCGATCTGGAACGCGCTGCCCGCTGGCGCTTGCCTGCTTGTGTGCGCGGCTATGTCTGCGGCGGCACGGAAGACGGCGTATCGCTGCAGCAAAGCCTGCAGGCCTTCTCGCGCCTTGGCTTTGTGCCGCGTGGCCTGCGCCATGTGGCCCGGCGCAGCACGGCCACCACCTTGTGGGGCCAGACCTATTCGCTGCCGATGGGCTTTGCGCCCACCGGCTTTGCTGCCATCGTGATGAAGGACTGCGACGCGGCGCTGGCCAAGGTGGCGCAGGCACAGGCGCTGCCCTTCATCATCAGCGGCGCATCGACCGTGCCCTTGGAGCAACTGCAAAGCGCCCATGGCCAGCGCTGCTGGTACCAAGCCTACCTGCCGGGCAATATGGCGCGCATCCTGCCGCTGCTGCAGCGCCTCGAAAAGGCCCAGATCCCCGTGCTGGTGGTCACCATCGACACCTGCGTGGGCGCCAACCGCGAGAACCTGCAGCGCCTGCGCTTTACCGTGCCGTTTCGCCCCAGCTGGACCTTGTTGCTCGACGGACTGCGCCACCCGCGCTGGAGCTGCGATGTGTTCCTGCGCACGGTCCTCAGCCAGGGCGTGCCCCGGTTCGCCAACCTGGCCCATGAGGCGGGGCCGGCCATCACTGCCGACCCGCCCCATGGCTTTCGGGGCGAGCGCGACCAGCTCGACTGGGACTGCATAGACCAGATACGCGCAGCCTGGAAGGGCAAGCTGGTGCTCAAGGGTGTCATGCACCCGGAGGACGCCAGGCTCGCCGTGGCCCATGGCGCCGATGCGGTCATCGTCTCCACCCATGGCGGGCGCCAGCTCGATGCCTGCATCTCCCCCTTGCAGGCGCTGCCCGAGATTCGGCAGGCCGTGCCTGCCGGCTACCCGGTGTTCATCGACGGCGGCTTTCGCCGGGGCAGCGATGTGCTCAAGGCCATCGCGCTGGGCGCTGACCTGGTCTTCACCGGCCGGCCCCAGCTGTTTGGTGCGGCCGTGGCCGGCGAGGCGGGCATTGCGCACGCGGTGCAGCTGTTCCGCCAGGAGCTGATGACCAACCTGGCGCTGCTGGGTGTCAACCGCCCGCAGGAGCTGACAGCGGACTATTTGCGCATTCAGGGCGATTTTTCGCTGCCCCCCAGTCAGCGTTAA
- a CDS encoding PQQ-dependent sugar dehydrogenase, which yields MHKCWPERLPAQAALAALASALLAWAPLAHARGYTPQGRCGGYDRVSIGSPAGTCVALLADERDGLRAPRRVLEISPGRLWIIDMGSWMPRQGRLLELRLPAPSAAATQRPQVQVLADKLDRPLALVRGPDAQIYIGEAGRIWRTPVPAAGQPIQAQKVLDQLPDDGAHPLKEITFGPDGSLYVNIGSLTDRCQDAQGALPHPCPERGAMQFRGAVWRAVLRSPALQGQAPVQQFAPFALGLRNSVALATLPDGPAAGSLWQAENNIDYRDKNEPPEELNELLEGADYGWPYCIGAQRPARGYEQRARCAATQAPHMRWPAHTAPLHLLATTQASPFQGQLLAAWHGPQGHRVVGFARQKDGKPGGKPIEWLGHWTADGKTRPLGRPTGLALNHAGQLMVVEDYNRTLLMLLPDTAGAPAAQR from the coding sequence TTGCACAAGTGCTGGCCTGAACGCCTGCCAGCCCAGGCGGCGCTCGCTGCGCTGGCCAGCGCCCTGCTGGCCTGGGCGCCGCTGGCGCATGCCCGGGGCTATACGCCCCAGGGCCGCTGCGGCGGCTATGACAGAGTCAGCATCGGCAGCCCGGCCGGCACCTGCGTGGCCCTGTTAGCCGATGAACGCGACGGCCTGCGCGCCCCGCGCCGGGTGCTGGAGATCAGCCCCGGGCGCCTGTGGATCATCGACATGGGCAGCTGGATGCCGCGCCAGGGCCGGCTGCTGGAGCTGCGCCTGCCTGCGCCCTCGGCCGCCGCCACACAGCGCCCCCAGGTCCAGGTCCTCGCCGACAAGCTCGACCGGCCCCTCGCCCTGGTACGCGGGCCCGATGCCCAGATCTACATCGGCGAGGCCGGCCGCATCTGGCGCACGCCGGTGCCGGCCGCCGGCCAACCGATCCAGGCGCAAAAGGTGCTGGACCAGCTGCCCGACGACGGCGCCCACCCGCTCAAGGAAATCACGTTCGGGCCTGATGGCAGCCTTTACGTCAACATCGGCTCGCTCACAGACCGCTGCCAGGACGCGCAAGGCGCCCTGCCCCATCCCTGCCCCGAGCGCGGGGCGATGCAGTTTCGGGGCGCCGTATGGCGTGCGGTTCTGCGCAGCCCTGCGCTGCAAGGACAAGCGCCGGTGCAGCAGTTCGCACCCTTTGCGCTGGGCCTGCGCAATTCCGTGGCCCTGGCCACCCTGCCCGACGGCCCCGCTGCTGGCAGCCTGTGGCAGGCCGAAAACAACATCGACTACCGCGACAAGAACGAGCCGCCCGAAGAGCTCAACGAGCTGCTGGAAGGCGCCGACTATGGCTGGCCTTACTGCATAGGCGCTCAGCGCCCGGCGCGCGGCTACGAGCAACGCGCGCGCTGCGCCGCCACCCAGGCGCCGCATATGCGCTGGCCCGCCCATACCGCCCCGCTGCACCTGCTGGCCACCACGCAGGCCAGCCCCTTCCAAGGCCAGTTGCTGGCCGCCTGGCATGGGCCCCAAGGCCACCGCGTCGTGGGCTTTGCGCGCCAGAAAGACGGCAAACCCGGCGGCAAGCCCATCGAATGGCTGGGCCACTGGACGGCCGACGGCAAGACCCGGCCCCTGGGCCGCCCCACGGGCCTGGCACTGAACCATGCCGGCCAGCTGATGGTGGTGGAAGACTACAACCGCACTTTGTTGATGCTGCTGCCCGATACGGCAGGCGCCCCCGCCGCACAGCGCTGA
- a CDS encoding Bug family tripartite tricarboxylate transporter substrate binding protein: MMKPSKAVLALAAAWAVMPAAHAQTAGYPSKPVKLVVGYAPGGATDIGARLMADALGKDLGQSFIVENRPGANSNIGAEYVVRAPADGYTLFVGSISTAINQGLYTKLAFDAGKDLVPVAQLNVVPNILAVSAKLPVNSVAEYIAYGKQHPDKLTCASPGSGSSAHLGCELFKLKTGTSILHVPYRGSGPAVSDLLGGQVDSMMDNLPPLLAQIRAGKLKGLAVTTAERVGFASDIPTVAESGVPGFEVAAWFGVFAPAGTPAQVVETVNKAINRALNANPDVRAKYQSNGFMLPPAPNSPASFQRFFNSEIKRWAEVAQATKLKID; encoded by the coding sequence ATGATGAAACCAAGCAAGGCCGTACTGGCCCTGGCCGCTGCATGGGCCGTGATGCCTGCAGCACATGCACAAACTGCTGGCTACCCCAGCAAGCCCGTCAAACTGGTCGTGGGCTATGCGCCCGGCGGTGCCACCGATATTGGTGCGCGGCTGATGGCGGACGCGCTGGGCAAGGACCTGGGCCAGTCCTTCATCGTCGAAAACCGCCCAGGCGCCAACAGCAATATCGGTGCCGAATATGTGGTGCGTGCGCCAGCCGATGGCTATACCTTGTTTGTGGGATCCATCTCCACGGCGATTAACCAGGGCCTCTACACCAAGCTGGCCTTTGATGCCGGCAAGGACCTGGTACCGGTGGCCCAGCTCAATGTGGTGCCCAATATTCTGGCCGTGAGCGCCAAGCTGCCGGTCAACTCGGTGGCCGAGTACATCGCCTATGGCAAGCAGCACCCGGACAAGCTGACCTGCGCGTCGCCCGGCAGTGGCTCGTCGGCCCATCTGGGCTGCGAGCTGTTCAAGCTCAAGACGGGGACCAGCATCCTGCATGTGCCCTACCGGGGCAGCGGCCCGGCGGTGTCGGACCTGCTGGGCGGGCAGGTGGATTCGATGATGGACAACCTGCCGCCGCTGCTCGCGCAGATCCGCGCCGGCAAGCTCAAGGGCCTGGCGGTGACGACTGCAGAGCGCGTGGGTTTCGCCTCGGATATCCCGACCGTCGCCGAGTCCGGCGTGCCCGGCTTTGAGGTCGCCGCCTGGTTTGGCGTGTTTGCGCCCGCCGGTACACCGGCCCAGGTGGTGGAGACCGTCAACAAGGCCATCAACCGCGCGCTGAATGCCAACCCCGATGTGCGGGCCAAGTACCAGAGCAATGGCTTTATGCTGCCGCCGGCGCCCAATTCCCCCGCCAGCTTTCAGCGCTTCTTTAACAGCGAGATCAAGCGCTGGGCTGAAGTGGCGCAGGCCACCAAGCTGAAGATCGACTGA
- a CDS encoding LysR family transcriptional regulator: MELRHLKALVCIAECGNLTRAAQQLGMQQPPLTRLLQQLEAEMGTPLMERLPRGMRPTAAGLALVQEARMVLARVEAMAGLVQDAAQGGLGHVAIGFTSSAALHPLVAQVLRAFRAQWPRVKVTLEEAGSGELLEALLAQRLHAALVRSAWEAQPSLSSRLLLSEPMVVAGPAGHALMQSKRALPLAQLRGQPLVLYKRPAGPGLHDGIVAACVGAGFHPQVVQEAPRLTATLSLVAAGLGLSIVPASLQQLRGDGLAYRRLSAAPGLAAPLILVSQRRPEAQARVLLQHLGSILDQELAQQRARKGVA; encoded by the coding sequence ATGGAGCTGAGACATTTGAAGGCCCTGGTCTGCATTGCCGAATGTGGCAACCTGACCCGGGCTGCGCAGCAGCTGGGCATGCAGCAGCCGCCGCTGACGCGCTTGCTGCAGCAGTTGGAGGCGGAGATGGGCACGCCGTTGATGGAGCGGCTGCCCCGAGGCATGCGGCCCACCGCGGCTGGCCTGGCGCTGGTGCAGGAGGCGCGCATGGTGCTGGCCCGGGTGGAGGCCATGGCCGGCCTGGTGCAGGATGCCGCCCAGGGCGGGCTCGGCCATGTGGCCATTGGCTTTACCAGCTCGGCAGCGCTCCACCCCTTGGTGGCACAGGTGCTGCGGGCCTTTAGGGCCCAGTGGCCGCGCGTGAAGGTCACCCTGGAGGAGGCGGGCTCGGGCGAGCTGCTCGAGGCGCTGCTGGCGCAGCGCCTGCATGCCGCGCTGGTGCGCTCGGCCTGGGAGGCGCAGCCCAGCCTCAGCAGCCGCCTTTTGCTCAGTGAGCCGATGGTGGTGGCCGGGCCGGCCGGGCATGCGCTGATGCAGTCCAAACGCGCCTTGCCGCTGGCGCAGCTGCGGGGCCAGCCGCTGGTGCTGTACAAGCGGCCTGCGGGCCCCGGCCTGCACGATGGCATTGTGGCCGCCTGCGTGGGCGCGGGCTTTCATCCGCAGGTGGTGCAAGAGGCCCCGCGCCTGACCGCCACCCTGAGCCTGGTGGCCGCAGGCCTGGGCCTGAGCATTGTGCCGGCCTCGCTGCAGCAGCTGCGCGGCGACGGGCTGGCCTACCGGCGGCTGAGTGCTGCGCCCGGCCTGGCGGCGCCGCTGATCCTCGTCAGCCAGCGCCGCCCTGAGGCCCAGGCCCGTGTGCTGCTCCAGCACCTGGGCAGCATTCTTGACCAGGAGCTGGCCCAGCAGCGCGCACGCAAGGGAGTGGCCTGA
- a CDS encoding MFS transporter, translating to MTALNTSLPPGPTPPSGLYFGWVIVAASTVLTLLTVGMRMGIGPFIVPLSQDLGFSRSLLSSIVAFGMLCYGLGMPLAGWLVARQGTRRVLLLGTVIVVLSCIWAVNARTAWLFFWSYGVALSLGLAFTSPVAVTPMISSWFMRQRGMALFFLSTGSMAGIAVMTPVFTFTIARWGWQHTLLGFALVFALIVSAMALWVVRDDAPEHTDLTPAEQAARQERLRAMAGQPAAPTLGFAQAVATAPFWQIFLGLFACGFSMNLLGTHGVPMLMDHGFDAGSSAGGIGLIGLVAIFSTLGLGKLSDMVPRRYILAVIYLVRGLGFVGLVAVIHHWQLYAVAALGGIVWAGSIAASSAILGDLYGIKLVGMLYGCAYLGHQIGAMISSWLGGWAYEQFGTHWIAFGAAAVLLVLAAGVSLLLPTRLAANAR from the coding sequence ATGACAGCGCTCAATACCTCCCTGCCTCCAGGCCCCACCCCACCGTCCGGCCTGTATTTCGGCTGGGTGATCGTCGCCGCGTCCACGGTGCTCACCTTGCTCACCGTGGGCATGCGCATGGGGATCGGGCCCTTTATCGTGCCGCTGTCGCAGGACCTGGGGTTCAGCCGCAGCCTGCTGTCATCCATCGTTGCCTTTGGCATGCTGTGCTATGGCCTGGGCATGCCGCTGGCAGGCTGGCTGGTGGCGCGCCAGGGCACGCGGCGGGTGCTGCTGCTGGGCACCGTCATCGTGGTGCTGTCCTGCATCTGGGCGGTCAACGCCCGCACGGCCTGGCTGTTTTTCTGGTCCTATGGCGTGGCGCTGTCGCTGGGCCTGGCCTTCACCAGCCCGGTAGCGGTCACGCCAATGATCAGCAGCTGGTTCATGCGCCAGCGCGGCATGGCGCTGTTCTTTCTGTCCACCGGCTCGATGGCCGGTATTGCGGTGATGACGCCGGTCTTCACTTTCACGATTGCGCGCTGGGGCTGGCAGCACACCCTGCTGGGCTTTGCGCTGGTGTTTGCGCTGATCGTCAGCGCCATGGCGCTGTGGGTGGTGCGCGATGACGCGCCCGAGCACACCGACCTGACCCCGGCCGAACAAGCTGCCCGCCAGGAGCGCCTGCGCGCCATGGCCGGCCAGCCCGCCGCGCCCACCTTGGGTTTTGCGCAGGCCGTGGCCACTGCGCCTTTCTGGCAGATCTTTCTGGGCCTGTTTGCCTGCGGCTTCAGCATGAACCTGCTGGGCACGCATGGCGTGCCCATGCTGATGGACCATGGCTTTGATGCCGGCAGCAGCGCCGGCGGCATTGGCCTCATTGGCCTGGTCGCCATCTTCAGCACCTTGGGTCTGGGCAAGCTGTCGGACATGGTGCCGCGCCGCTACATCCTGGCCGTCATCTACCTGGTGCGGGGCCTGGGCTTTGTCGGGCTGGTCGCCGTCATCCACCACTGGCAGCTCTATGCCGTGGCCGCCCTGGGCGGCATTGTCTGGGCCGGCTCGATTGCCGCGTCTTCGGCCATTTTGGGCGACCTCTACGGCATCAAGCTGGTGGGCATGCTCTACGGCTGCGCCTACCTGGGCCACCAGATTGGCGCCATGATCAGCAGCTGGCTGGGCGGCTGGGCCTATGAGCAGTTCGGCACCCACTGGATTGCCTTTGGCGCCGCCGCCGTGCTGCTGGTGCTGGCCGCTGGCGTATCGCTGCTGCTGCCCACGCGGCTGGCAGCCAACGCGCGTTAA
- a CDS encoding LysR substrate-binding domain-containing protein, producing MQKRVMPSMMALQCFEAVARHMSFTLAAQDLFLTQSAISKQIAQLEATVCQALFHRSARGLALTPAGRMYLGEVRSILNQVDASARYVMGYGEADETLAIAVQPTFGITWLIPRLRQFMQAYPHIQVVTKGDARPFDLMQARIDVSLFYGEGSLPGADCHRLFEADVAVVCAPEILPVNGLASLAELEQLPLIQCSFRPEIWRDWFGSQGFVPFDAYRGPRFDTFSMCLQAAQEGIGLAIMPRMFAEQALARGSLVQPWPFVQPSDGAYYVAHASHCAALPKIRHFVDWVLAQAHASAPSA from the coding sequence ATGCAAAAACGCGTCATGCCGTCGATGATGGCGCTGCAGTGCTTTGAGGCCGTGGCGCGCCACATGAGCTTTACCTTGGCGGCCCAGGATTTGTTCTTGACCCAGAGCGCGATCAGCAAGCAGATCGCCCAGCTCGAAGCCACCGTCTGCCAGGCGCTGTTCCACCGCTCGGCGCGCGGGCTGGCACTGACGCCGGCCGGCCGCATGTACCTGGGCGAGGTGCGCAGCATCCTGAACCAGGTCGATGCCTCGGCCCGCTATGTGATGGGCTATGGCGAGGCGGACGAAACGCTGGCGATTGCCGTGCAGCCCACCTTTGGCATCACCTGGTTGATTCCGCGCCTGCGGCAATTCATGCAGGCCTACCCGCATATCCAGGTTGTCACCAAGGGCGATGCCCGGCCTTTTGACCTGATGCAGGCGCGCATCGACGTCTCGCTGTTCTATGGCGAAGGCAGCCTGCCGGGTGCGGACTGCCACCGCCTGTTCGAGGCCGATGTGGCAGTCGTTTGTGCGCCAGAGATCCTGCCCGTTAATGGCCTGGCGTCGCTCGCTGAGCTGGAGCAGCTGCCGCTGATCCAGTGCTCCTTTCGGCCCGAGATCTGGCGCGACTGGTTTGGTAGCCAGGGCTTTGTGCCGTTCGATGCCTACCGGGGCCCGCGCTTTGACACTTTCTCGATGTGCCTGCAGGCCGCGCAAGAAGGCATTGGCTTGGCCATCATGCCGCGCATGTTTGCCGAGCAGGCGCTGGCCCGGGGCAGCCTGGTGCAGCCCTGGCCCTTTGTCCAGCCCAGCGATGGCGCCTACTATGTGGCGCACGCCAGCCACTGCGCGGCCTTGCCCAAGATCCGCCATTTTGTCGATTGGGTGCTGGCGCAGGCGCATGCCAGCGCGCCCTCTGCATGA